The Thunnus thynnus chromosome 24, fThuThy2.1, whole genome shotgun sequence genome window below encodes:
- the LOC137177176 gene encoding protein jagunal homolog 1-B, producing MASRAGPRATGTDGSDFQHRERVASHYQMSVALKSEIRKLNIVHLLIWVLMAAQVIVTQLSLVSHKVVATPYQWEYPYLLSIIPTVFSFLALPRNNISYLVISMISAGLFSVAPLIYGCMEMFPVAQQLIRHGKAYRFIFGFSAVSVMYLVIVISVQVHGWQIYYSKKLLDQWFTSTQDKKKK from the exons ATGGCTTCTCGAGCAGGACCAAGAGCAACAGGCACGGATGGCAGTGACTTTCAGCACCGAGAGCGGGTTGCCTCACACTACCAGATGAG CGTTGCCTTGAAGTCTGAAATCCGTAAACTCAACATCGTCCATCTGCTGATCTGGGTGCTGATGGCAGCTCAG GTGATAGTGACCCAGTTGAGCCTCGTGTCCCACAAGGTAGTAGCCACCCCGTACCAGTGGGAGTACCCCTACCTCCTGAGCATAATTCCCACCGTCTTCAGCTTCTTGGCCTTGCCTCGCAACAACATCAGCTACCTGGTCATCTCCATGATCAGCGCCGGGCTTTTCTCCGTGGCTCCACTGATTTACGGCTGCATGGAGATGTTCCCCGTGGCTCAGCAGCTCATTCGGCACGGCAAAGCCTACCGCTTTATCTTCGGCTTCTCGGCCGTATCCGTCATGTACCTGGTGATTGTCATCTCTGTGCAGGTGCACGGCTGGCAGATCTACTACAGCAAGAAGCTGCTGGACCAGTGGTTCACCAGCACGcaggacaagaagaagaaatga